TCTTGCTAATAAGTGTTAACTCTTGTTTGATATCTATAATGCCTGCTATTCTACACATTTAGTTTTTCCTGAGGATATTCTCCAACGCTATTATAGAAGAAGTCATTGCTGATATACGATTTTTAAATCTTCTTAGATTTTTGTGGAAAGGTATATCAAGGATTTAATGAATGAGTTTACAAATTAGATACCTGCCTGTCCGGCAGGCAGGCTTCGCTGCGCTCTGGATGACAAACTAAACAAAATCCTTAACACTAACCCCTAAACCTCTCAACCCTAATCATCAAATACAACCCTTTCTTTATCACGCTTGGTTGTCTAACATCTAACTGCTTAAATACAGCTTCGCCCGCTCAGTCACATTATGTTTTTTGTAACTGCTTAGTTTTTTGACGGTTACTTCATCGGCTCAATGAAAGCCATAGAAGTATTAATGAGAATAGAATAGCCGATGTTTTCTAATCGTAAAACTATACTCTTTTTGTTCTTTAAAGATACTAATTCTGCGATAATTCCCTTAAAAGGGCCAGCTTTAATTAAAACTTTTTCTCCAAGAGAAATATTATAGTCAATCAGTTCAAGGTCAGTGTCGTTAGCGAGCAGTAACTGTAAATCTTCCAGTTGTTTATTAGGAATTGAAGCAATTTTACCAGAGAAATAGATAAAACGAGTAACGCCATAAGTCATTAATACTTCGTTGTACTCTTTGGAAGAGATATAGATAAATAGATAAGATTTTAACAATGGCTCTTCAATAATCTTCTTCCGATCACTCCATTGTTTTAAAACTTTCTTTAAAGGCAAATAAGTAGTGATGTTCTTTTTGGCTAAAGCTTCAGCTGTCTTTTTCTCCGCCCTTGATCTAGTGTAGATAGGGTACCACTTGTATGTATTATCGATCATTAGTGAGGGTTGGAGTTTTATTTTGTTTGGAGTTGAAATTAGCTAAAAATAATAAATATCGTACATAAATAAGTATTTCATCAACAGAATAGTCGTCATCTCGAGTAGCCGTCATCTCGGCTTGGCCGTCATCTCGACGATAGAGCCAGTACCGATTCATCGGTAAGAGATCCATGAGTTAACTATCAGATATCTCCCCGATATAAATCCGATAGCTATCGGATCGGGACAAGCTCTCGCTGCCTGCCTGCCGGACAGGCAGGCGCTGCGTTCGATAAGACGCACAAGTAAGTGCTGCGTTCGATATGACGCACAAGGCGGCCGTCATCTCAGAGTTGTCGTCATCTCAAGTCGGCCGTCATCTCGACGATAGGAGAGATCTATGAGTTTAATATTATCAGATATCTCCTCGCTGCGCTGCGTTCGATATGACGCTCAAGTAGATTACGCTTTGGATGATAATGAAAGTAAACTATTAACAACTTACCCCTCTAACCATCTCAACCCTAACCTCTAACCCAATACACTACTTCTTCTTCCAAAACTCCCACCACTTCTTTGGATCATTATCATAGTACCCAGCGCCAGAATAGCCAGAATAATCTGAATAATAATAGGTACTGTTACCACCACCTCTTGAGTAATCGGTTGTATAATAATTAGAGTGAAGTGCATCATCGCCGAATGCATTTAATACAATTGCAAGGTTACTGAGTCCATATTCCCTAGATAACCGCTCTGGAATTGCTGCGGCCCTAAATTGAGATTTACCAGACCTGATTACAAATAAGTTCACATCAGACTGACGGATCAATGGGATAGCGTCAGAAACCAAACCTACCGGAGCAGTATCCACCAACACATAGTCATATTGTGGTGCCAAGATCTCTAATAATTTTTTCATCGACTCAGTATGCAATAATTCTGAAGGATTTGGAGGAACCGGACCCGATGGAATAAAATCTAAGCCATGCATTTCGTCATGAGAGATGATATCTTCTAAAGTAGATTGTCCTGACAAGTAATTGCTCAAACCTTTTTTATTATCGTTACCAAAAGCCCTATGTAATTTTGATTTACGCAAATCGGCCGCTATTAAAATAACTTTTTTGTCGATGAGCGCCAAAGTACTGGCTAAATTAACCGTTACGAAAGATTTCCCTTCTCCAGATACTTCTGAGGTTATACAAATGGTCTTGCTTTTTTTGTTGGCGGCCAAAAAGCTCAAGTTAGTCCGCACAGAACGCACCGATTCTGCAAATACAGATTTTGGTTTCGTTAAAGAAAGTGCTTGTCTGCTATCTTTATCGATAAAATCTGGGAACTTCCTGATCACGCCAATAATAGGGGTATTAGTTAATGATTCTACAGTTTCCTTGTCGTAAATGTATGGGTTAAGGAAACGAACCAATAAGATCAAGCCAATGCCTACTGAAAGCCCCATCATGGCCGCAAAAGAATAAACACTATTAGGGTTTGAAGTAATTGGACTAGCATAAGAGGCTAGGTTAACAATAGCTGCACCTGGAACAATGGCAGCCTCATTTAATTCAGATTCTAATTTTCTTTCAGATAAATAGGTCAACACCTTATTGCTCACCTCAAAATTACTTTGGTAACGCACAAAGTCCTTTTCCTTTCCTGGTAAGGTACTCTGATTTTGATTAATCAACGCAATTTGGCTATCAATAAATTTGATGTTTTTTTGGTTTCTCTCCTTTAAAGAACTGATATTGGTTCTAATAGAGTTCTTTAAACCAGAAATTTGTTGATCTATATCTTGTATGGGTTGCGAATTTGCTTTAAAATCAATCAGCTTCTTTTGGCGTTCGGCAATTAACGTATTAAGTTGTCCGATGAGTGCATTTAAAGTGCCGCTCATCTCTCCCTCTAAATTAAGGTTGATGGTTATTTTATCACGATTGGCGTTCAGTTGTTCCTCTAATTGTTTAATGCCAATCATTGCTAAGTTTAATTCCGTTTTTTGAGTTTCAAACGTACTTAATTTGCCAAAATTCGTCTGACTGCTAGCGCTTAAATCAACAATCTTATTCCTAACCTTATAATCAGCAAAATTTGCACCAGCTGTATCCGCTTTTTTATTAGAAAATCCTAACTGTTGATCAATAAATGCCACAGTTTGTCGAGCAGAGCGCCTTTTTTCTGTAATATCATGGGCGATGTACGATTTCATCACCGCATTTAACATATCCGTAGCAAAGCCAGGGTTATTGTCGGTAAAAGTTAAGGACATCACATTGGTGTATTTCGCTGCTTCATTGGTGCTTACATTGGCACGGCCTAAGAAATCTTCCTTACTATTAAACTTAAAGCTGAAGTTTCCAGCGTCTGGAATCGTTGTGTTGATTTTGAAAATCATCTCTCCCAAATGAATCTCACTACCGTAATTGTAAGTGGTTTTAGTACCTTTTTCGCTATTGGCTATTGTGAATTTTGTAGCGTTGATCGGTTCAACAAAATATTCATTTCGGGCAAAATTGATAGAATCTTGTTTGAGGATTTCAATTTCAAATGGCTTATTTGGATACAATTCACTTTTCCTAATGGTGCCTTGTAAGTAGTAGGAAATTTTATAATCTAAACTCTCTATTGCTTTCAGAATAACACTATTACTCCTGATCACAAAACCTTCCGCTTGTATTTTGTCGGTATAATTGTATACTTGTGAAGAAGCTGCCGCAGCAGTGTTAACCGTAGGGTTACTCTCTTGTAACTTTAGCTGACCAAAACTTTGATAGGTGGGCACGGTATAAGCCAAGTTAATTTTAGCAATGATCAATGCGATAAGCACACAGCCAACTATCCAGTACCAGCGACTAAAAAAAACCTTAAATATCTTGTAAAAATCTATATCCTGTCTAATAGATTTTGGGCTGGGCATATTTTCTGGAGCGCTCATTACTTAGAAATGGTAAAGATTAACAAGGCAACATTTAGTAAAACAAGAACGGGCTGTATCATATTGTTAATGCCTTGCAGTTTTTCACTCAATGCACTGCTTTTGGTTGGTTGTAACAAAATAAGATCGTTGTTTTGCAAAATCAATTTTTTACTAGATAAACTATTGATGTCGTTTAAATTTACATATATAATTTCAGGATTACTGCGATCGCCCCTAATGATTTTTAAGGTCTTAGGATCTGCTGTTTTAGTATTAATTCCTCCAGCTTCTCCTAAAATATCTATTAAGGTGGTATTGTCTCTTTCTAAGAGAAAATTGCCTTGTTTGTTAAATTCGCCCAATAAAGTTACTTTAACATTAACCACGGTAACTTCGATAATCGGATCAACCAACAATTTTTCGCCATAGAGTAGTTGCAACTTGTTAGCAATTTCTTTTCTCGTTAAAGCAAGTACAGCCACTTTGCCAATAGCTGGCAAATTTACGTTCCCTTCTGCATCTACTTGATAAGAAGTAACATTTGTACCAACTGTTGCTGTTGTAGCTGATGCAGTTGAGCTTTTAGCACCAAACTCTCGGTCTTGTAAATTACGGACCGCTAATAAGTCATTTACCTTGATCTTATAATACATCTCTCCAGGACCTTGGTCATTTACTACATACACCTGTTTAATGGTGTCTGTTACTACATCGGTAGCTGCATTAAAGAGTGTACGCTCTTTGCGAGCCCCACAAGCAGAAAGCAATAAGATAAATAGACCGGCAAAAAAATAATTTAAGATAGAGTTTCTGTGCATAATTAAAGCAAAGCTGTGAAGGTGTGCTAATCTTGTATCAAAAATACAGTTTAAAAATGCTTAAAAAAAGTTAAACATTATAATCATTTATTTGTCCTTATAATAGCAAGCATCTTAATTAACGTTCTACCAACGAATTAAAATACAAACAACCGCTCTCTTTAATTAGATTAGGTATGTTACGTATTAATTTAATTTTATCTTCTTTTATTTCAATCGAAAGAAGAATTGGGTATTTGAACAATGGAAGAGTTTGTTTATCATTAATCATTTCTATTTTATTGTTGCCAATACTTAGTTATGCTCAACAAAATGGTTGTCAGCAAGGGAATCAAGTCTTTCAACTTAATATAGTAACTTGGTTTACCCCCATCCAAAGTAACTGCCCACAAGGATCTACCACGAGCACACAATATGCTCAAGTTATTTCCAGCACAAATACAATCTGCTATATTGGTGCTTTCGGCGCAGGTGGAACAGGTAGAATTGTTAGCTATAGAATTGCGCTTTGCCCAATCGATGATTACATTCCGTTTTTAATTCTTGCTGCAGGTGGCTTCGGATTTTTCTATCTGCGGAAAAAGAATAAGTTATTTCCTTTGAACCGATGAATGTAGGCTACGCGATTATTGCGTTACATCTTACCTAAGGGTTTATTTTAAAAAAGTACTATAAATGACGTTAAATTTAACGGAATTTGTCATCCAGAACGCAGTGAAGGATCTCTCAAATGAGATTCCTCGTTCCTCGGAATGACAAAGCTTTTTATTAAATTGTTTTATAATATACTAACTAAAAGCATCAATGGTAGCTTCTCGAAGTAAACTCGGTAGAAATCACATTGTAATGCTATAGAACGACCCAGTCAACTAGATCTTGCCCTAACCCTAACCATCTAAACCCTAACCGTCTCACAGCTCAGCAAAACTACAAAAACTACCTAGATTTACTACGCAGAATCTAGCTCGAAGATATCTCCTCGCGAAAAGCTCGTTCGATAGGACGGGGGAGGGAAGTGTTGCTGCAATAGCTCAATAAGTCAACGCTGAACACCTTTGCAAATCAAAGACTAAAACAACCTAACCTCTAACCCTCTCAACCCTAACCGTCTCATCAACTCCACACCTCACCCCCTCACTAACTCCACAAAAACTATCTAATTTACTACGCAGAATCTAGCTCGAAGATATCTCCTCGCGAAAAGCTCGTTCGATAGGACGGGGGAGGGAAGAGTTGCTGCAACAGCTCAATAAGTCAACGCTAAACACCTTTGCAAATAAAGACTAAAACAACCTAACCTCTAACCCTCTCAACCCTAATCGCCTCACAGCTCACCACCTCCACAACTCACCATATATTCCCTTATTTAGTCATTCGATTAACCTTGCCCCAAAGGGGCTACTTTCTAGCAGGGTGCTTTATGCTCATCGGATGACAGGAGAGGTATTATTGTCATCCGATGAATATAGCCTACCTAACATTTTCATCGGACGACTATTAAGCGATCAATAAAATCTCCTAAGCTCTAACCCTCTCAACCCTAACCGCCTCATCAACTCACCAAAACCACAAAAACTATCTAATTTACTACGCAGAATCTAGCTCGAAGATATCTCCTCGCGAAAAGCTCGTTCGATAGGACGGGGGAGGGAAGTGTGCTGCAAAAGCTCAATAAGTCAACGCTAACCACTTTTGCAACTCAACGACTAAAACACCTAACCTCTAACCCTCTCAACCCTAACCATCTTCACAACTCACCAAAACCACAAAAACTATCTAGATTTACTACGCAGAATCTAGCTCGAAGATATCTCCTCGCGAAAAGCTCGTTCGATAGGACGGGGTAGGGAAGTGTTGCTGCAACAGCTCAATAAGTCAACGCTAACCACATTTGAAACTCAAAGACTAAAACAAACTACCCCCTAACCCTCTCAACTCTAACCGTCTCACAGCTCACCACCTCCACAACTCACCCACATATTCCCCTCATTTAGTCGTCCGATGAGACTTGCAGGGTGCTTTATACTCATCGGATGACAGGAGTGGTTTTATTGTCATCCGATGAATGGCCTACCTAACATTTTCATCGGACGACTATTAAGCGATCAATAAATCTCCTAAGCTCTAACCCCTCTCAACCTAACCCCCTCATCAACTTCACAACTCACCTTACCAGCTCCACAAAAATTATCTAGATTTGATACGCTGACTCTAACTCGAAGATATCTCCTCGCGAAAAGCTCGTTCGATAGGACAGGGGAGGGAAGTGTTGCTGCAACAGCTAAATAAGTCAACGCTAACCACTTTTGCAACTCAACGACTAAAACACCTAACCTCTAACCCTCTCAACCCTAACCATCTTCACAACTCACCAACTCACCGCCTCTACAACTCAACAACTAACCCCCAAGCCGCCTCCCCAACTCAACCCTCTCCAATAATAAGCCATTTGTCATTTTTTATTACAAAAAAAGATCAAGCCCTACAGTGTTTTAACACAATATTGTATATTAGAGCTTTTTAGAATATGGCATTAATCTTGCCAACAAGCTCGTATTACTCCCCAATATGAAAAAAGGATTATTGCTTTTGTGTTGTTTGTTCTTTTCAGTAAATTTAATAGCGCAAACAGAAGGTTGCCTTGTAGGTAGTCCTACAACCGGAACGTTATATTATGGTACTTACAGTGGTACAAATAATAGGAGATATACGAATCCAGATGCGATGATTATAGCTTGCCCGAGCGAAGATGGGTCCATTAATCATGCCACCAATTTATCTAATACAGGGGATAGATGTAGGATAGGTACTGGTGGTGGTTTCCCTTATGAAGTATATAGCTTTACAACTGTTCCTTGCCCCTTAGATGATTACATTCCTTTATTAATCCTTTCAATTTCTGGATTAGGCCTGTTCTATTTACGGGGCAAAAATAAATTTAATCTAATTTAATTGCTCAGCTTTTAACCTAGCCTAATTAGCCTACTTAACAAGCGTCCATCAACCAC
The sequence above is drawn from the Pedobacter frigiditerrae genome and encodes:
- a CDS encoding UpxY family transcription antiterminator yields the protein MIDNTYKWYPIYTRSRAEKKTAEALAKKNITTYLPLKKVLKQWSDRKKIIEEPLLKSYLFIYISSKEYNEVLMTYGVTRFIYFSGKIASIPNKQLEDLQLLLANDTDLELIDYNISLGEKVLIKAGPFKGIIAELVSLKNKKSIVLRLENIGYSILINTSMAFIEPMK
- a CDS encoding polysaccharide biosynthesis tyrosine autokinase; translated protein: MSAPENMPSPKSIRQDIDFYKIFKVFFSRWYWIVGCVLIALIIAKINLAYTVPTYQSFGQLKLQESNPTVNTAAAASSQVYNYTDKIQAEGFVIRSNSVILKAIESLDYKISYYLQGTIRKSELYPNKPFEIEILKQDSINFARNEYFVEPINATKFTIANSEKGTKTTYNYGSEIHLGEMIFKINTTIPDAGNFSFKFNSKEDFLGRANVSTNEAAKYTNVMSLTFTDNNPGFATDMLNAVMKSYIAHDITEKRRSARQTVAFIDQQLGFSNKKADTAGANFADYKVRNKIVDLSASSQTNFGKLSTFETQKTELNLAMIGIKQLEEQLNANRDKITINLNLEGEMSGTLNALIGQLNTLIAERQKKLIDFKANSQPIQDIDQQISGLKNSIRTNISSLKERNQKNIKFIDSQIALINQNQSTLPGKEKDFVRYQSNFEVSNKVLTYLSERKLESELNEAAIVPGAAIVNLASYASPITSNPNSVYSFAAMMGLSVGIGLILLVRFLNPYIYDKETVESLTNTPIIGVIRKFPDFIDKDSRQALSLTKPKSVFAESVRSVRTNLSFLAANKKSKTICITSEVSGEGKSFVTVNLASTLALIDKKVILIAADLRKSKLHRAFGNDNKKGLSNYLSGQSTLEDIISHDEMHGLDFIPSGPVPPNPSELLHTESMKKLLEILAPQYDYVLVDTAPVGLVSDAIPLIRQSDVNLFVIRSGKSQFRAAAIPERLSREYGLSNLAIVLNAFGDDALHSNYYTTDYSRGGGNSTYYYSDYSGYSGAGYYDNDPKKWWEFWKKK
- a CDS encoding polysaccharide biosynthesis/export family protein — protein: MHRNSILNYFFAGLFILLLSACGARKERTLFNAATDVVTDTIKQVYVVNDQGPGEMYYKIKVNDLLAVRNLQDREFGAKSSTASATTATVGTNVTSYQVDAEGNVNLPAIGKVAVLALTRKEIANKLQLLYGEKLLVDPIIEVTVVNVKVTLLGEFNKQGNFLLERDNTTLIDILGEAGGINTKTADPKTLKIIRGDRSNPEIIYVNLNDINSLSSKKLILQNNDLILLQPTKSSALSEKLQGINNMIQPVLVLLNVALLIFTISK